GTAGCCACTGCTACCACCAATACTGCGGCAGCGGCTATCTGCCAATACATCCGCCGCGTTGTTTTCCGGGGTTGGATGGTATCCATCACAGCAGCCTTCATCTCTTTCTTCCACCTTTTCTTATCTTCTTCATCCGCAAAGGCAGGGCCTTTATCGGGGAAAGCATCATACCATTCATGCAATACCGCGATCTCTTCCGGGGTACAGATACCCAGTGCATGCTTTTCCAGCAAAGATTGAATGATATGCTCTTCCGGCTTGTTCATGTGCTGTTACGTTTAATAGACAATGCTCAACCGGCGGTAGTACTATGCCGGTTTAAAAAAATTATTCCATGAAGAAATTCCCCAGCCCTTCCCGTAGTTTCTTTAGAGCCCCGGATAGTTGATTCTTAACTGTTTGTGGAGATAAAGCGCGTTTTTCCGCGATCTCGGAAATAGACAGTCCGCTTTCCCGGCTGTCCATAAATACCTCCCGCATTTTAGGGGGCAATTTTTCCACCTCCCGGTGGTAAGTGTTATGCAGGTCCTGATTGGGGATATGGGTTACCTGCGGCAACGCGGCTCCGGCCTGCTGCTCATATTTCTGGCGGGTACCCTCTGCTTTCAGGTGGTTCAGTACTTTGAAGCGTACAGCCGTACTTAAATAGCCGGCTACGGAATCTGTAATATGGATCTGGTCTTTTTTCTGCCAGCAGTAAATGAACACCTCCTGCACAATATCCTTGGCGGCATCTTTATCATACAGCCTGCGCCAGGCGGCTTCGAACAACATTTCCCAATGCCGCTCGTATAGTTCACCAAATGCCTCCAGGTCGTGCGACCGGATCTGCTGCCATAGTTCTAAGTCAGATTTTGCCATGTGGGCGTAAGCAATTGG
This DNA window, taken from Chitinophaga niabensis, encodes the following:
- a CDS encoding RNA polymerase sigma factor produces the protein MAKSDLELWQQIRSHDLEAFGELYERHWEMLFEAAWRRLYDKDAAKDIVQEVFIYCWQKKDQIHITDSVAGYLSTAVRFKVLNHLKAEGTRQKYEQQAGAALPQVTHIPNQDLHNTYHREVEKLPPKMREVFMDSRESGLSISEIAEKRALSPQTVKNQLSGALKKLREGLGNFFME